GACTATTCTTGATTTCAATTGAGAAAAAGACTTCCACCTGGATTCCTACGCCACCAGACCTGAAGAAAGAGCGGAACGACGgtcatccagtaaaaaaaaaaagaaatggacaaATGCGGCAGAAGACCTTGTCTAGCCACCAGTAGCCCAATGGCCCCCTGACCTTTGAAACCTTCCACCTCGGAAGAAAGTCAGCCGGAAAGCCGGCAGAGGACGGAAAGCTTGGGCTTTGGCTTTCTTTGGCGTGTCTCGCCGCGCCTGCCGTCTTGCCCCGGCACCGCGCGTGCCGGCTCCGGCTTTTCGCCGCCGCTGACCACGACCCGGCTGACTTTGCCCTTTTTGTTTGTTCCACCACAGGAGGACGGAGGCGGCCGGGCGGCCAACGGCGTGGCGgccggggaggaggaggaggaggacggtgGCAGCCCCGCCGGCTCGCCCCGCGAGGCCAAAACGGGGGGCCAGGCGGCCACGCTGCCCGTCAAGGGCACGCGGGAGGCGGCCAACTCTCAGATGGACGGCTTCCTGCACCGCAAGCACGAGTGGGAAGGACACAACAAGAAGGCCTCCAGCAGGTGCCAACCCTTAAAAGGGGAGGGGCATTTTATTTAGTTGGACATGGTTCATGCTTTTCTttgtggcggcggcggcaggtCTTGGCACCACGTCTTTTGCGTGCTGAACCGCCAGGAGCTGGGCTTCTACAAGGACGCCAAGAGCGCGGCGCAAGGGGCGCCGTACCACGGCGAGATCCCCGTGGGCCTGCGCGACGCCGACTGTCAGGTGGCGCTGGgctacaagaagaagaagcacgTCTTCAAGCTCAAGTGGGTGGCCGCCATGGCCGTGGGAGCGGGTGCCGTGGGAGCGGGTGCCGTGGGAGCGGGTGCCGTGGGAGCGGGTGCCGTGGGAGCGGGTGCCGTGGGACTACGTGGGCTAACGCTTTTTGTGCTCCCCGCAGGGTCACCGACGGCAACGAGTATCTCTTCCAAGCCAAAGACGACGTAAGTGCTCGCCTTCCTCTTAAATTCCATGCAGACCATGCTTTAAGAAACAAACCAATACCAATGGGTATCCCATAGTTTGTCACGGGCCGGCCCGCCAGGTTTATAAAATGTTGGAAACTTTTCaccaactgtgttttttttccccccctcttctTTTCTGTCCACGCAGGACGAGATGAACTCGTGGATCTCGGTCATCTCGGCGGCCATCTCGGGCGAGAAGGGCGAGGTGACGCCGAGCGGGCACAGCACCCCGGCGCCCacggccgccaccgccgccgcccgcGCCCACACCATGCCGCCGTCCGCCTCGTCCGAGGCCACGGCGGCCGAGTCCAGCCCGGGCAAGCGcgacaaagacaaagaaaaacgcTTCAGTCTCTTCAGCAAGAAGAAGTAAAAaatcccttccttccttcccgcccgcccgcccgcccgccctttTGTCTGTCCGCCCGTTTGTGCGTCCACCGAGCGAGCCGACTTGTCTTTTCCCTTCCCCCCTTTTTCCCCCCGTCCCTTTTGCGTCACGTGGCTTGGCGCGGCGTCGCCGCCCCGCCCGGCCCGGTTTCCGGGGCCGCTCGGCCTCTTCCGCTCGGAGGGGACACGCCGACTTTAGTTTGGTGAAACTTTGGTCCTTCCCTTCTGGGAGCCTACGGCGTCCGCCCTGTGCCTAACCATCGTCCGCTCGGGCTCGGCCCGTTGTCCCTCTGTCCGTTTGCTTTAGAGCCACTTTACCGTTGCGCGTGCGCCTTTAGTCTCGCTTTAACCGACTTTCCGCTCAACTGGTTCCAAGCAATCCCATTTGAACGGAGAGCCTCCCCATCCGCATAAATTggatatatcttttttttgtcaataggaGAGTACGTTCAAAATAGCGAAATGTAAAAAGCTCAAACGCCACCCGTTGTTACGCTAGCCGTCACGGGGAGTTAAGTCACACgcccctttttttttggcctccCGATGGCCATTCTCAAGCCATCCCAAAGTCTTTCCTTTAACACTAGCAAATTTGTCCCCGCTCACTGGTCATCCCGGCCCGATAcaagttttctttttgtgcCACGACGCCGACCACCGTTTCATTTTGGAGGGCCAAAACCATCCGAGTGGAATTGCCCgtgaacgccgccgccgccgccgcgatCCACACGGAGACCAAAAGTTTGTTTGGCCGGCACAATTGTACTCTTTGCATGGACAATTATTTAATCCAGGTTGGGTCCAAATTGCAATCCGGGCTCAGTCCCGGTCCGGCAGGTTGATTGGCGTTTGGTCGGCTCTCGCTTATAGGCGGCTGTACAAGTTGTGTATAAGAACAAAATAGCCCTCGGAAATATGTATTCTCAATGCTACTACTCTGCGCGCTGGGCTGGGCTGGACTGGACTGGGTTGGGTCCAATCCCTGTTTTAGTCCAAATAGCATCCGGGTTTGAAGCCGCTTTAGTCCAGATGTAATCATTATTTAGTCCGGGTTGGACGTGAATTCCTGAATGTGTACAAGTTGTGTATAAGACAAACTAACGTGGCGTCTGGTCGCTTCTACTAATCCGCTCGCTGGACTTGAAACTTTTGTCAATGGAGGCCCAGGGAAGAAAGGGAGGAACGTAAAGGGCACGCCGCCGGCCTCCCCAAACTAAAACTCCTGGTCCTCGTCGCCTTGGAAACATTCGAGTCGCTTGCTTGGCGCTTTTTTCATGGTGGCTTGCTTTTTCTTTgcctcctcctttctttctttctttctttcttttcatttcaataCCCTGCCTGGAAAGTCCAGCAGTCTCCGGCTTTGGGCAGGGTCTGCGCTCCTGTGCCGCATCTCActctttttctgttttgtttttttacggaGAGGGGCTTCTTTTGTGCGCACCTGCGCGTCGCGGTCACCGTCCGTCACTGTAGTCATCGACGCCTTTAGTTGGTCCCACTCCATGGATGACGCCGCCACGTCTTTGGGGTGAGGGGGGTCACTGCTAGTTGGAAGTGCACCTGTAGACTtgcccctccctccctcgcccTCTCTTTTCTCTTACATAAATGCAAAAAGCcattaaaatgcttttaaaacatGCTCAATTCCTGTGTGTTTCTTGCGACTGTATTTGGGGGCTTTTCAGCAAGTTTCACAGGATACGACGTAGTCCAATTGATGATTCTAAATAGATCTTTGTGCGATGAGTTCTCCGCTCCTGTAGTCCATGGGCGGACGACGGCGAGACTCCATATCCCACAATGCAGCGAGGGTAAACAAACGCACCAGGTTGGCTGTCGttaattatgtttatttttatgacgTGAGTATCAAAGCGACGTGAGACGCGCAACGTACCGTTGCTCTTTTCCACTTATTTTCACAAAGTTTGCCGGTTGCCGAACGAAAGAGCGGAAACCAAGACGAATGGAAGAGAGCGGACTGATATCCAACTCTGTTCCCATTTGGGCTACCGCGGTGGAATATCCGACGTCGACGCCGGCGCCGCCTACACGTGAGTACTGAGCGTTGTTTATCCGGCTCTATGGCTCACCGTCGCGTAGCGTGACTTTTCGTTTGGTTTCGATGTTCGTCGACGGTGTTGGGATTCTCTTGTAGCGCGAGGTGCCGCCTGTCAACTATAAACGATCTCCGGCGTCGGCTAAATAGTTAGGAGGCTCGTCGGTCCGCTCGTTTTCCCACTTGCTAGCCAGTCTGCTAGCTAACTCGCTAGCCATCGGCCGGCGCACTTGTTATGAAAACTCTGGAAAGTCCGGACATGAACTCGCTGGTGCAGAGGATCGCCCGGCAGGCGCTCGTCACCTTCCGCCGACCGTCGCCGTCTCCGACGACGCCTTGCTCGTTCCCCGACCATCACAAGCAGCTTCTGGGCCTGATGAGCCAGGTACGGGGCGCCGACCTGAAGTTGCTGCCGCCCGCCTCGCCCCCTCCCCGTGGCGCCCCCCCGGTCACCTACATGCACATCTGCGAGACGGAGCACTTTAGCATGGGTGTGTTCCTACTCAAGAGCGGCGCTCGCATCCCCCTGCACGACCACCCGGGCATGCACGGCCTACTCAAGGTGCTCTACGGGAAGGTGCGGGTCAGCTGCTTCGACCGGCCGCACGCCGGCGAGGAAGAGAGGCCACGGTTGGGCGCCCTGCACCGCTCGGTGCTGCGCTCCAGCGCCGAAGTCACGGACGCCAGCGAGCCTTGCGTGCTGACGCCCGAGCGGGACAACCTGCACCAGATCGACGCCGTGGACGGGCCCGCCGCCTTCCTCGACGTCCTGGCGCCGCCCTACGACCCCGAGGACGGGCGCGACTGCCACTATTTCCGGGTCCTGCAGGAGGCCGAGGCTCGAGAGCAGCCCGACCGCGGGGTCTTGCTGATGGAGATCGCGCAGCCCGTGTCCTTCTGGTGCGGGACCGAACCCTACCCGGGCCCCGGGGTGCGCCTCTGATGCCGCCGGTGGCCCGGGGAATCCCCGACGTCGCCGGAGAGGACCGACGGGGCCGTCACCACAAACGTTTCAATTTCGGAAACGACAATGCGTTTAAAGACATCCGTGTGATTCCTAATAAACTTGCTCTCATCGCCTGtccattgactttttttctcttatttttgacCTTCACTATTtcgccctttttttcctccataaaCCGTAAGCTTTTTTtgtaaggggggaaaaaaaaacatttattttcaaatgggtCCACTAGTCGGGAGGAGCCTCCCCGGCGGCGTCAAAGTCCAGCCAATGACGCAATTGGAGCGTGGCACGGTGTCAGGGGCCGTGACCGCCGGCCTCTTTGGCCGCCCTCAGGTGAATCTTGAGGTGTCGGCGGCGCTCGTCGCTGCGCGCAAAGCTCCTGCCGCAGGTGTCGCAGGCGAAGGGCTTCTCGCCCGTGTGCGTGCGCACGTGCGTGGCCAGGTGGTCGCTGCGGCCAAAGGCCCGCGCGCAGATGCGGCACTGGAAGGGCTTGTGGCCCGTGTGGATGCGCAGGTGGCGGCTCAGCTCGTCGGAGCGCGAGAAGCGCCGCTCGCAGCTCTGGGCCGGGCAGGCGTACGGACGCTGGTGCACCGGCGTCTTGCTGGGCCGGCACGGGTACTTGCGTGGACGCAGGATGGGCctgacggggggggggggggggggggcaaaaaaaaaagacaattcaaATGGAAGACAAATTGCGTGGCAAAATGAATTGCTCCAACCACGGCTCTCCCATGGAATGCCATGGAGCAAGTGCGCATTTGTCCAATTTGTGGCTAACCGTAACTGTCGATGGTATTGTGTTGTCCACCCGTTGTTCATGTGACTCTCTTTTGCCAGACTGTTGAACCGGAGGTGGTCGTACCTTAGCGGGAGGTCCTGCTGTCCCGGGAAGGCGGCCACCGGCGGTCCGTCGGAGGGAGGcaatggcggcggcggaggaggaagaggaggaggagggggagcgGCCAAGGTAAAATTCCGGATGGTATCCAGCGGGGTCAGCGGCGGCCCCCCGCGCAGCGAGTCCAAGGCGTACGCCGCCACCGACTTGCGGTCCGCAAAGGCGGCCTGGGGCGCGTAGGCCCCGTAGTCCAGCGCCATAGGTGCTTTGGGCGCGCCGTTGTACGGGGGGGCCGACGCCGCGTGAGCGTGATAGGGCGCGCCCAGGtacgtgccgccgccgccggcctccTGGTACACGTCGTACGGGGCCGGGTGGAGGTGCGCGTAGGGtggggccgccgccgccaccgcgtgCCCGTAAGGAGGAGGCGCCGCGTACATGTGGCCCGCGTCGGGCTGCCCGTGCGCCATGCGCGGGGAGTCGCCGTGGGCAGCGTTGGGCCAGTCCACGCTTTGGTGGAGGGGCGGCAGACGGGATGATGGGTGGGTGCCCCCTTCCCTCCGTCTTAAGCTGCTTTGGAAACAGAGATAACATACCTTCACCTGCCAATCGGAcgcttgcgtgtgtgtgtgtgtgagaccagctaccaccaccaccaattgGAAAAAGAGCGCCCATGGTTTGTCCTCCTCATTCCGCTACGGCCACGTTTGCACTACGAACCTCCCCCAAAGCTACTTTTTGGTTTAGCCACTGGTTTTGGAAGGACACGTCGGGCCGCTCTTTGGAACGCCCACGCCTCCAAAAAT
The nucleotide sequence above comes from Stigmatopora nigra isolate UIUO_SnigA chromosome 12, RoL_Snig_1.1, whole genome shotgun sequence. Encoded proteins:
- the LOC144205627 gene encoding uncharacterized protein LOC144205627, whose product is MTPPRLWVSKRRETRNVPLLFSTYFHKVCRLPNERAETKTNGRERTDIQLCSHLGYRGGISDVDAGAAYTLLNRRWSYLSGRSCCPGKAATGGPSEGGNGGGGGGRGGGGGAAKELLKMSPADGRVCSCDERRRERRAKRGESHGGSHKDTTTRTDQKTHVCQVWTRRQATAAKRQTTLTFGGQGRALRVRLGPVRPKTKKRTTTAVRELLCRPAPQERSEMR
- the LOC144205076 gene encoding 2-aminoethanethiol dioxygenase-like; this translates as MKTLESPDMNSLVQRIARQALVTFRRPSPSPTTPCSFPDHHKQLLGLMSQVRGADLKLLPPASPPPRGAPPVTYMHICETEHFSMGVFLLKSGARIPLHDHPGMHGLLKVLYGKVRVSCFDRPHAGEEERPRLGALHRSVLRSSAEVTDASEPCVLTPERDNLHQIDAVDGPAAFLDVLAPPYDPEDGRDCHYFRVLQEAEAREQPDRGVLLMEIAQPVSFWCGTEPYPGPGVRL
- the LOC144205563 gene encoding early growth response protein 1-like; amino-acid sequence: MNNGWTTQYHRQLRPILRPRKYPCRPSKTPVHQRPYACPAQSCERRFSRSDELSRHLRIHTGHKPFQCRICARAFGRSDHLATHVRTHTGEKPFACDTCGRSFARSDERRRHLKIHLRAAKEAGGHGP